The following proteins are encoded in a genomic region of Drosophila bipectinata strain 14024-0381.07 chromosome XL, DbipHiC1v2, whole genome shotgun sequence:
- the LOC108134147 gene encoding uncharacterized protein, protein MNPFRPRQQHEQPQQQHGGSERMPGDREPEVDRSVHRRLRDARIPAAGTATVAPGTGAIGTGPGPEMLAEAEIRPVATPVATMGGGIVPVGMGAGTGAGIGAAAVRLRHNHHHPPDVERFMLNLRILLLRQSAGFNMGAGDGVFVWNWREPAMATGQMGEGDGDVEDEDDDLELATVGAVLPRI, encoded by the coding sequence ATGAATCCCTTCCGGCCGAGGCAGCAGCACGAGCAGCCGCAACAACAGCATGGAGGATCGGAGCGTATGCCGGGCGATCGGGAGCCTGAGGTGGACCGCTCAGTGCACCGCCGCCTGCGGGATGCCCGGATTCCGGCGGCAGGCACAGCAACGGTAGCACCCGGAACCGGAGCCATTGGTACCGGCCCTGGACCGGAAATGCTTGCCGAAGCGGAAATCAGACCAGTAGCAACACCAGTGGCGACTATGGGAGGTGGAATAGTTCCGGTTGGAATGGGAGCCGGAACCGGAGCTGGCATTGGAGCGGCAGCAGTGCGATTACGTCACAACCACCATCATCCGCCCGATGTGGAGCGCTTCATGCTCAACCTGAGGATCCTGTTGCTCCGGCAGAGTGCCGGCTTCAATATGGGCGCTGGCGATGGCGTGTTCGTGTGGAATTGGCGGGAACCGGCCATGGCCACCGGGCAGATGGGCGAAGGCGATGGCGACgtcgaggacgaggacgacgacCTGGAGCTGGCGACAGTGGGAGCGGTGCTACCtcgtatttaa